One region of Armigeres subalbatus isolate Guangzhou_Male chromosome 3, GZ_Asu_2, whole genome shotgun sequence genomic DNA includes:
- the LOC134226442 gene encoding leucine-rich repeat neuronal protein 3-like codes for MKIVVKCTIVAVCLGLILSSAAAANEEESSKNNTADKKDNTTDGSGDKTAKEPNALCDTCNCNVELRTFDCSSMKLYKLFNMSDWATLNDSGVATDIMILSRNNIPEVPQFPQFDVKKLDLSHNNISVIAKKAFYYLSNLEVLDLSYNMLTRKTLIPEIFEGSYNPDEYLPLEKLRVLRLDSNQMHSLDSDLFEHLPNLEELSLAENAFKILDQSTEIAIGSLMTLRTLDLSYMELLEVPSRIFHSPQGLWHLNLTGNLLTAIPEALDYAINLKWLSLDENPIVDIQGDHVFPTIKTLEYLSLSYITPLKIIGRGAFSKLEGLQEVHICNNPELTLLHGDAFNRPNEDDPVRLEWPRVKKLYLHNNNLSTLDSQLLARWDDMEVIDIRVNPWQCDCDNQWMVETLLPIVEKKTPKLMNSIVCATPEQMKGLSMLDLEHKHSQMRCLDKYGNRPQNDGALLIGLLIGILAGIPLTAAVILIYKRGCFGLFRRGPADYSRAFYTRSANDDY; via the exons ATGAAGATTGTAGTGAAGTGCACGATTGTGGCGGTTTGCCTGGGCCTAATATTGAGCAGCGCTGCGGCTGCCAACGAGGAAGAATCCAGTAAAAATAATACCGCCGATAAAAAGGAT AACACAACCGATGGCAGTGGAGATAAAACTGCGAAGGAGCCGAACGCACTATGCGACACGTGCAACTGCAACGTCGAACTGCGAACGTTTGACTGCTCCTCCATGAAGCTTTATAAACTGTTCAACATGAGCGACTGGGCCACACTGAACGACAGCGGAGTTGCCACCGACATAATGATCCTCAGCCGAAACAACATTCCGGAAGTACCCCAATTTCCTCAGTTTGACGTGAAAAAGCTCGATCTGAGCCATAACAACATCAGCGTCATTGCCAAGAAGGCTTTCTACTACCTGTCGAATCTTGAGGTACTGGATCTGTCCTATAATATGCTCACCCGCAAAACGTTGATCCCGGAGATCTTCGAGGGAAGCTACAATCCGGACGAGTATCTACCGCTGGAAAAGCTGCGCGTTCTACGGCTGGACAGCAACCAGATGCACTCGTTGGATTCCGATCTGTTCGAACATTTGCCCAACTTGGAGGAACTGAGTTTGGCGGAGAACGCGTTCAAGATTCTGGATCAGTCGACTGAGATCGCCATCGGGAGTCTCATGACGCTGCGGACGCTGGATTTGAGCTACATGGAACTGCTGGAGGTTCCGTCCAGAATATTCCACTCTCCGCAGGGGTTGTGGCATTTGAATTTGACGGGAAATTTGCTGACGGCTATCCCAGAGGCTTTGGACTACGCAATCAATCTGAAATGGCTCAGTTTAGATGAGAATCCGATTGTGGACATCCAGGGAGATCA TGTCTTCCCGACGATCAAGACCTTGGAGTACCTCAGCCTTTCCTACATAACTCCGCTGAAGATAATTGGACGCGGTGCGTTTAGCAAGCTTGAAGGACTCCAGGAGGTACACATTTGTAACAATCCGGAGCTGACGCTCCTGCACGGAGATGCATTCAACCGACCTAATGAGGACGATCCGGTTCGGTTGGAGTGGCCTCGGGTCAAGAAGCTCTACCTGCATAACAACAATCTGAGCACGCTGGATTCGCAACTGTTGGCCCGATGGGACGACATGGAGGTGATCGACATCCGAGTCAACCCATGGCAGTGCGATTGTGACAACCAGTGGATGGTGGAAACGCTGCTACCGATCGTCGAGAAGAAGACCCCCAAACTTATGAACAGTATTGT CTGCGCCACTCCGGAGCAGATGAAGGGCCTGTCGATGCTGGATTTGGAGCACAAGCACAGTCAGATGCGCTGCCTGGACAAGTACGGTAACCGACCGCAGAACGACGGTGCTCTGCTGATTGGTTTACTTATCGGGATCCTGGCCGGTATCCCGCTTACGGCCGCCGTCATCCTTATCTACAAACGGGGCTGCTTCGGACTGTTCCGCAGGGGACCGGCTGACTACTCGCGGGCCTTCTACACCCGTTCCGCCAATGATGATTACTGA